A window of Candidatus Vicinibacter proximus contains these coding sequences:
- a CDS encoding COX15/CtaA family protein: protein MFGKVQSKAVRIWLFFGLLMVFIQVFLGGVTRLTGSGLSITKWDIVTGVVIPFTENAWLEVFELYKKTPQYQKINQGITIEDFKYIFWWEYLHRLWARLMGFVFIVPFLLFWRRKLLDSWLIKDLLIVLLLAAFVASLGWIMVASGLINRPWVNAYKLSFHLCAALLLIGYLLWTTLKAVYGMDDKFDNRNNYWFYLSLPVFFFLQVFLGGLMSGMKAALVAPTWPDINGSMIPSEVLAIKDYISFMFNDYESNHGSAFIVQFLHRSLAYIILFIIFSLLVLQKVKYGVIDSKIMVLFVVTTMQGVLGVLTLIYSIGSLPIEFAVSHQMLGIVCFGLSVFCLYNKRYLA from the coding sequence ATGTTTGGAAAAGTACAAAGTAAGGCTGTTAGGATTTGGTTATTCTTTGGACTGTTGATGGTTTTCATTCAGGTCTTTTTGGGTGGCGTAACAAGATTAACCGGTTCAGGTTTAAGCATTACAAAATGGGATATTGTAACTGGGGTTGTTATTCCTTTTACCGAAAATGCTTGGCTTGAAGTTTTTGAACTTTATAAGAAAACCCCACAATATCAAAAGATTAATCAAGGTATTACAATAGAAGATTTTAAATATATTTTTTGGTGGGAATATCTTCATAGACTTTGGGCGCGACTGATGGGATTTGTATTCATAGTTCCTTTTTTACTTTTTTGGCGAAGGAAATTGTTAGACTCGTGGTTAATTAAAGATCTATTGATTGTTTTATTATTAGCTGCATTTGTGGCTTCTCTTGGGTGGATAATGGTGGCAAGTGGATTAATTAACAGACCGTGGGTAAATGCTTATAAATTATCATTTCACTTGTGTGCTGCTCTTTTGCTTATTGGATATTTACTTTGGACGACATTGAAAGCTGTTTACGGAATGGATGATAAATTTGACAATCGAAATAATTATTGGTTTTATTTATCATTACCTGTATTTTTCTTTCTCCAAGTATTTTTAGGTGGGTTAATGAGTGGAATGAAGGCTGCTCTGGTTGCTCCCACTTGGCCAGATATAAATGGTAGTATGATCCCAAGTGAAGTACTTGCTATTAAAGATTACATTTCATTTATGTTTAATGATTATGAATCAAATCATGGAAGTGCATTTATTGTGCAATTTTTACACAGATCTTTGGCTTATATAATTTTATTTATAATATTTAGTCTTCTGGTTTTGCAAAAGGTAAAGTACGGCGTTATAGATAGTAAAATTATGGTTCTGTTTGTTGTTACTACCATGCAAGGTGTACTTGGAGTTTTAACATTGATTTATTCAATAGGTAGTTTACCAATAGAATTTGCAGTATCCCATCAAATGCTAGGAATTGTTTGTTTTGGTTTAAGTGTATTCTGTTTGTATAACAAACGTTATTTAGCATAA
- a CDS encoding alpha/beta hydrolase, which produces MTLEIIQEGRFKYIESNKEGEVILLLHGLFGALSNFKGIIDYFGNRYRVIVPILPIYELPILQVSLSGLVNYVYDFVRHKDLKQINLLGNSLGGHVGLLYALEDLDRIASITLTGSSGLYESGMGNTFPKRGDYDFIKTKTEATFYDPKVATKELVDEVYGIVNDRGKAIRVIATAKSAIRHNLGDKLHLIKKPALLIWGENDIVTPPFVGEKFKELLPDAQLFILEKCGHAPMMEKPEEFNLIFEKFLMKV; this is translated from the coding sequence ATGACATTGGAAATTATCCAGGAAGGTAGATTTAAGTACATAGAATCAAATAAGGAAGGAGAAGTGATCTTGCTTTTGCATGGGCTATTTGGTGCACTAAGTAATTTTAAAGGTATAATTGATTATTTTGGCAATAGATATAGGGTTATTGTTCCTATTTTGCCGATATATGAATTACCCATACTTCAAGTATCTCTAAGCGGTTTAGTTAATTATGTTTATGATTTTGTACGTCATAAAGATCTTAAACAAATAAACCTATTAGGTAATTCCTTAGGAGGTCATGTTGGATTGCTTTATGCTTTAGAGGATTTAGATAGAATTGCCTCGATAACATTAACTGGAAGCTCAGGCTTGTATGAAAGTGGAATGGGTAATACATTTCCAAAAAGAGGTGATTATGATTTTATAAAAACTAAAACAGAAGCCACTTTTTATGATCCCAAGGTAGCAACTAAAGAACTGGTTGATGAAGTTTATGGAATTGTAAATGATAGAGGAAAGGCAATTAGGGTAATAGCTACAGCAAAATCAGCTATAAGACATAATCTAGGAGATAAGTTGCATCTAATTAAGAAACCAGCCCTTCTAATATGGGGAGAAAATGACATTGTAACGCCACCCTTTGTAGGTGAAAAATTTAAAGAACTCCTTCCTGATGCGCAGTTATTTATATTGGAAAAATGTGGGCATGCCCCAATGATGGAAAAACCGGAAGAGTTTAACTTAATTTTTGAAAAATTTCTGATGAAAGTATAA